The Streptomyces sp. RKAG293 genome includes a region encoding these proteins:
- a CDS encoding PIN domain-containing protein, producing MSGTLVLDCEGLSKLVRRTPELTEWLAAAEAEDIRVVTSSVTLVEARDPRTNQARFDHAVSRVNIVPPTEAIARHASKLLASAGLHGHQYALDAIVAATALASPAPATVLTSDPEDLLMLCGPGIRVIKI from the coding sequence GTGAGCGGGACCCTCGTCCTGGACTGCGAGGGTCTGTCCAAGCTCGTACGACGCACCCCGGAACTCACCGAATGGCTGGCCGCGGCCGAGGCCGAGGACATCCGCGTCGTCACCAGTTCCGTCACGCTCGTCGAAGCCCGCGACCCGAGGACCAACCAGGCCCGCTTCGACCACGCCGTGTCACGCGTGAACATCGTCCCGCCCACGGAAGCCATCGCCCGCCACGCGAGCAAACTGCTCGCCTCGGCGGGGCTGCACGGCCACCAGTACGCACTCGACGCCATCGTGGCCGCCACCGCACTCGCTTCGCCCGCCCCCGCGACCGTCCTGACGTCGGACCCCGAGGATCTCCTGATGTTGTGCGGCCCCGGTATCCGAGTGATCAAGATCTGA